The Fulvivirga maritima genome segment AGCCCCTACATTTTCTGATGTAGCCTATGTTAATGATGATCAAGAAGCTCATCTATTAGATATTTACGTGCCAGATGGCTTAGAAGTACCTAATCGTGCAGTACTTTTTATTCATGGTGGAGGCTGGAGTTCAGGTTCTAAAGAGCTAACTATGGGGTACTGCCAGGAGTTGCTTGAAGCGGGAATCACTGTAGTAGGGGTAAATTACAGGCATAGTCAAGATACGCTTTTTCCGGCACAGTTACATGATGTAAAAACAGCAGTTAGATTTTTAAAAACTCATGCAGATGACTATAAAATCGATACTTGTAATATTGGCGTGATGGGTGTTTCTGCAGGAGGACACCTAGCGGCTTTACTAGGTACTTCGCTTGAGGTTAATGAGTTGGAAGGAGCGCATTTGGGTAGCACTGAAGCCAGTAGTGAAGTGCAGGCAGTAGTTGATTTTTTTGGTCCTACTTATTTTCTGGAGATGGATCAATATTACCCTGGTAGTTGTAACGATCCTTTGATACATGATAGGAATAATTCTTCAGAGTCTCATTTGTTAGGGTGCAGAATTAGTGAGTGTACTGACTTAGTGGATTTTGCCAATCCACTGGCATATATTGATGGGAATGAGCCACCGTTTGCTATTTATCATGGAGATGCTGACTGTGCCGTACCTATGCATCAGAGCCAGATTTTACGAGATAAGCTAATTGAATTTGGAATAGAAACGGAATATACAGAAGAGCCGGGGGGAGGGCATGATGATTTTTTAGATACAGAATTAATGCAGGAAGTGGCTGCTTATTTTATTAAGGTACTCAATAATGATTGTACTGATTATGAAAGGCCTGCAACTCCTCCTGTTACAGGGGTGGGAAATGATGCTTCAAAGCATTATAATATATTTCCGAATCCTTCAAGAGAGTACGTAAACCTACAAGGAGACTTTATGGATGAGATAGAGGTGCATGATATGAAGGGGAAAGTAATATTAAGGCAGTCAGTAAAAGCGGGAGATCAAATCAATACAGCTGGCTGGAGAGATGGTTTATATATGATATCTATTTACTATAAAAATGAAAAGCGCTATTCTTCTCGGTTAATGAAAGAATAGCGCTTTTTATTTTAGAAAGCTTCTATAAATATCCCTTTTTGATCAATTCGTTATACATTTCTATACAAACCCAGGCATCAGTAGCAGCATAGTAAACTTGCTTTTCTGTTAAAGTATCACTTTCCCAGTTAGATATCTGAGCGCTTTTAGAAACTCTGAAACCAAGGATAATGGCTACTAGTTTGCGTAAGCCATTACTTTCTATGCCTATGTGTTTCACTATCTTATTGAGCTCTACAAAACCTCCTGGCGTAAAATCCTTGAGCTTTTGCATATCTTTAATGTCATCTCTGAGGGCTATGCCTATCTTTTTTATATTTTCATTTTCAAGGAAATGAATAAGCTCAGGAGTAAAACCAGTAATATTTACCCTAATAAGAAATACTTCCTTATCAGTTGCAATTTGTATAAGCGAGACATCATTAAACTCCCCTTTTTTAAAAGCGGGCTTAGTTTCAGTGTCAAAGCCAACGGCCTTAGTTTTGTTTATTTTGTTAAAAGCTTTGTTTATACCTTCCGCAGTGGTAATAATGTGCACTTTCCCCTCATAACGCTGTAAGTCGAGCTTGTTAATCTCCTCGGCACTGATAGTCTCAGCGTAAGTAGACTTAATTTTCTTCTTTCTCTGACTTGTCGATCCTTCTGATTTTGATATTGGCATAAGCAAACAATATTGTCATAAATGGGCTTAAAAGATTAAAAAAACAATATGGTAAGTAGCTAACTGTAGCTACCCCAAGTGTGGTGGACTGGTAAGCCCCGCAAGTGTTCCAGGGAACGAGTACTGATGTGACCGTTCCTGAGTCTTCCAGTGTACGGCTTAGGTTTTCAGGAGCGAGACCTCTTTCCTTAAATTCGCTGGAAAACATTCTTCCAGGAACTACTATGGCTATGTATTGGTCTGAAGCAGTTAGATTAAACGTTATACAAGTACCCGCTGTAGAGGCTACTAACGAGCCAGTAGAGTGAGCTAGCTTTATAATGGAAGCCGCTATTACCTTGAGCATATTATTGCCTTCCATTACCCCACCAAAGATCATAGCACAGATGATGAGCCATACTGTAGGTAATATACCTTGCATGCCGCTGGAGCTGAGTAGAGAGTCTACCATTTCATTGCCAGTGGTGAGTTGTATCTCTGTAAACATAGCCTTCATGAGTGCTTTGTAGCCTGATTCAACATTGTAAACATCTACTTCCGCTACGGCCTGTATAGCTTGTGGCTGAAAAATTAATGCAAAAACACAGGCTAACAGAGTACCGATTAATAACGCAGGTAACGCAGGTACTTTTTTCACTATTAATAAGATAACAGTGGCCGGAACAATAAACAATAAAAGGTTAATATTAAATTCTGAAGCAATAGCAGTCTGTACTTCACCTACTGAGTTAATGGCGGTGTCGCTATCTATGGTAAATCCCCAGATTAGAAATATAGTCAGGGTAATGATCATGGTAGGCCCTGTGGTGAAGAGCATGTACTTGATGTGGGTGAATAAATCCGTTCCTGCCATAGCCGGAGCTAAGTTGGTGGTGTCTGATAAAGGAGACATTTTATCACCGAAGTAAGCACCTGATATTACTGCGCCGGCAATAATCCCCGGGCTTAATCCTAATGCCTGTCCTATTCCCATTAAAGCAATACCTATGGTAGCGGTGGTAGACCATGAGCTACCAGTGGCTATTGATACCACAGCACTAACTATACAAGCCGCAAATAAGAATATGGTAGGGTTAAGAATGTCTAAACCGTAATAGATCATAGCTGGCACTACTCCGCTGATAAGCCAGCTACCTGCTAGTGCCCCTATCATTAACAGAATAAGAATGGCACTCATGGCAGAGCTTATACTTTTTACTATCCCATCCAGTACTTCATCCCAACTATAATTGAGTGTTATGGATAAAATTCCTCCTAGTGCGGCAGCAAATATTAGTGCCATCTGGTTAGGGCCGTATGAGGCGTCTTCTCCAAAAATGGCTACGTTAGCAGCTAGTAATAAGATCAGAAAAACTATGGGTACAAAAGAAAGTAAAAGTGAGGGCTCCTTGTGCTCTTTGTTCATGTGTTAGGGGTTAGAAATATCGAATATATAAAAAGATTTTGTTAAACCATCATATTAGCCAGTTTCTCGCCTAATTGAGTACCTATGGCTACACCCATTCCTCCCAGCCGGAAGCCCGCAAACACTCTGTCAGAGACTTGGGTAAGTAGCGGCTCTTTATGTTCTCCGAAAGCCATAATGCCTGACCAGAAGTAGTCTATTTCATATTGATAGTCAGGAAGAATGGTTTCTTTAAGGGTATGGGTTAGGTTCTCGGTTATTTTGTTGTTAATTCCCTGGTCGGTAGTTGTCTCAGTTTCAATATCCAGGTTTCTTGCACCACCTAGAATAATTCGGTCTTCAAAGTTTCTGAAATAATAAAATCCCTGATCCATATGAAAAACACCCTGAATGGTAAGGTTGCTGATCGGCTTGGTTATCAATACTATTCCTCTGCCAGGTGCTATTTCGGCCTCAGGCATTAATTGTTTTGTAAAGGCGTTGGTGCAAATGGCCACCTTATCGGCTTTGAAGTTAATTTCTTTGTAAAGCTTATCTTTTACCGTTACCTCTACTCCGGTTTCAGTTTCATTATAAGCCTCTACTTCTGCTCCAGTATGGATAATAATGCCTAATTGTTCGGCTTTGCCTATTAAGGCTTTCATCATTTTGCCGGTATCTATCTGCCCTTCAAAAGGGGAGTAGATAATGGATTTTACTACCGAAGTATTAAACCCAAACTGACCTATTAACTTATTGTCGATGAGGAAGGGCTGGCTGGAGAAAATCGGCTCAAGCAGGCTGTTAACTTCATCAATTTCTTTTAGAAAGGGCAATTCCTCTTCTCGAATAAGCTCATAGCCGCCATAGTTTTGGTAGTCAATAGGCTCATCTCCAAGCCGGGCTCTTAGTTTAAGAAGGCCTTTGTATCTTTCCTGAGCCAGGTTGTAAGTCCTTTCCTTACCCAAGGTCTTGATGTCCTGTAAAAGCTCTGTAAGGCTTCCAAAACAGGCGAAACCAGCATTTTTGGTGCTAGCTCCTGAAGGGAGTAAGCCTCTTTCTAAGATGGCGATGTTAGCGTTGGGTTCCTTTTCCTTCATTGAAATGGCGGTGGATAAACCCACGATTCCACTTCCGATGATAATATAGTCATAGTTAATAAAGGATTGTCTTTCCCAGACACTAAACATAACAGGTTCTCTTTTAAGTCCTTCCAAATATATGGAGATGAAATTTATATTAATTATATTTTCTATTTAAATCCTAAAAATGACGCTATGAATATTAAGAACATTGTCCAAAAAGCAGGTAATTCTGCATTTTACCTATGGCTTTTGAACCAGGGGCTGAGCAGAATGATACCTTTTAATAAACCACATGGGTTTAAAGTGGTGCATATTGATGAAAAAAGTATAAAAACAGAACTGCCATTTAAGAAGCGAAATTTTAACCATATAAAAGGAATCCATGCTTGTGCGTTGGCAACATTGTCTGAGTTTACTACTGGCTTTCTTATGGTTTCCCGGTTAGACCCTAAGAAATATAGAATTATATTGAAAACCTTGGAAATGGATTATCACTATCAGGGTAAGATGAAGGTGCAGGCTGCTTTTGAAATAGGAGATAAGTGGCTTCAGGAAAATATTTATGGTCCGCTACAGTCATCAGAATCTACAGTAGTGGTGTGTGTGGTGAAGGTTTTTGATGTAGAAGGGAATCATATTTCTACGGGTAAAGTGCATTGGCAGGTGAAATCATGGGATAAGGTAAAGACTAAAATCAATTAAAGAAGTGCCTTTTATTTCGTAAATTATTAAGAAAACCTCATGAGAAAAATACAACAACTACTGCGAGAATATGGCGAGAGACATCAGAACCCTACTAATAAACGAGTGCACTGGATTTGCGTACCTTTAATTTTTTTTAGTATAGTAGCCATGGTGTGGTCTATACCTGCGGTATCCTTGCAAAATCTGGTCAATAGTCAAAGCCCTTTTGTGAATTGGGCAACGCTTATTCTGTTTTTGGTTTTTATATATTACGTAACCCTTTCAGTGCCATTGGCTTTCGGTATGCTGGCATTTTCTGCGCTGTGCCTGGTGGCATCTTTTGGTTTATCACAATTAAACTTTTTGCCAGTATGGGGCTTGGCGTTAATTATATTTATCATTGCATGGATAGGCCAGTTTTATGGTCATAAAATGGAGGGTAAGAAACCGTCATTTTTTAAAGATGTTCAGTTTCTTATGATTGGGCCAGCCTGGCTCATGCACTTTATTTTTAAGCGTTTGGGAATAGATTATTAAATAGTTTTTTGGAGCCACATATTATTCATTTGAAAACATCTGCCGGAAAAGGAGGTGAATTATCGGTGATTGATGAAGATCAATTGCCTTTTCAGGTTAAAAGATCTTACTGGATTTATAACCTGAAAGAAGATGCTAAGCGTGGAGGGCATGTTCACCTTAATTCTGACAGGGTACTAGTTTGCTTACAAGGAGAGGCAGAAGTGAAATTGAGAAACAAAAAAGGTGAAGAGTGGGATTTTGTACTCAATAACCCGGGGAGTGCACTTTACTTTCCCAGACAGTATTGGATAGACATGTCTTGTAAGCAAGGCAGCATTTTGATGGCGCTCACCTCTTGTGGTTATGCAGAAGATGAGTTGGAAACCAATTGGGATAACTTTATTATTTCATGAAGTCTGGTGCAAGCCACCGATTGAAGGTAGAGCAGTATCCTTTTTCAAATGCAACAGCGGCTTCTTTGATCTATAATTCAGAAGCTTATCTTTCCAGTTATCCTACCGGTAATCTGTACAGGTTTTCATTGCTGAAAAAGGGAGAGGAGGTGACTTTTATCCACTTTTATATTGAAGGAAGTGAAGCTGAAAACGCGCTGTATTCAGGAATTGCCTCCTTTGATGGTAAGCAAGTGAACTCTGAAAATATAACTCTATTAATGACTAGCTTAAAAGAGTGGGGTTTAGAGCATGGTATAAAGTATTTTGTGATTAAGTGTGCGCCTTGTTTTTATTATAATGATGGGATGATTCTTAATGATGCAATGCTATTTTCAGGAGCCGAGATGTCAGTATCAGAGCTTAACCAGCATATAGCGGTGACTAACTCTGATTATATGTCATTGCTAAAAAAGAATGAGAAAAAGCGACTGAGGAAATGTCATAAAAATGGATTTACCTTTCGTAAACTAGATGTTACTTTTTTGCCAGAAGCATATAAAATCATAAAGGATAACAGAGATTTAAAGGGCTTTCCTATGACTATGAGTTATCAGGGCTTGCTGAAAATGTTCAAGGCTTTTCCTGACCGCTATCTTTTATTCGGAGTTTTTGATGATGATAAATTAATTGCGGTAGCCGTGAGCATTCTTGTGAGTGATCAGGTGCTTTATAATTTTTACCATGGTGATGATTTTAATTACCGTACTCATAGCCCTATAGTCATGATTCTGGAAGGGGTGTATTCCTTTTGCCAAACAGAAAATATTCAGTTTCTGGATCTAGGGATTTCTTCAGTAACTGGAAAAGTAAATGAAGGTCTTTATGCGTTTAAGCAAAATTGCGGAGCAATAGAAACGAAGCGTAATCTGATCACTTTGAATGTATAGCTTCCTCATATAGTTTTAATATAGCAGGAGCTACCGCATCTACAGAATAATTTTCGTGAAAAACATTCCTTATAGTTTCAGTATCAAAGGTTTTTTTATGCTCAATAAACCATTTGATTTTATCTGCAATGTCTGTAGCCGTAATTTTCTCTATAAATATGCCTGTTTGATCAGTAATGATGTCTTTTGGCCCACCAATAGGTGCTGCTATACTAGGTATGCCCGCGGCCATGGCTTCAATATAAGATACCCCGAAAGATTCGGAATAACTTGTAAGTATATGACCATGTGATTTTTGCATGAGCACCATAACCTTTGGTTTTGAAAGCTCCCCCAACCATTCAATTGAATTTTTAAATTTTAAGGAGGAGGCAAACTGTTGCATATCTTCTAAGTCAGGGCCAGCTCCAGCTATTTTTAGGGTGCAGTTATGGTCATCTAATAGGCTCCAGGCTTCTATCAATTCTTTAATGCCTTTGCTCCTTGATATAGAGTTAGCATAGCAAAAGGTGAGTTTTTCTTCTTTTGCATCATAGAAAGTTTTAGGAGCGCTAATGAAATTCGGAATGATTACCGGATCGCAGTCAGGTAAAATATTTCTTATGCTCTCTTTTAAAAAGGAGCTTACCGCTACCATTTTTGATGCATTTTGCATGGCAGTCGCTATTTCTTCTCTTAGTTGTCCGCTCTTGTTGAGATGGTATTTTTGAGGAAAAGGCGACATATGTTCTGTAATCAGATAAGGAATGCCTAATTGCTTAGACAGTTCGTGCGCTATATATCCTGCCGGGTAATTAACATGAGCATGAAGCAGATCTACTTTACCATAAGTAGCTTCAAATTCCTTTAAATTTTCAATACTGGCTGTGATTTTCGCTTTTATATTGCCTTTTTTTATTCGATAATGAAAGGAGTAAACAGGATGAAAATATTCACAAACATTGCCTCTCAGTGGTTTTGCGAATGACTTGTTTCTGGAAGTCAGCTTTTTTATTGAGTTGAATGGCCTTTTTGAATGTAATAGCAGCTTTTCATCATTTTGGCCCCACAAGCTTATACCGAAATTAATATTCGGGTAGTATTCAGCTAACCATAGGGTCTGCTCTCGGATAAAAATGCCATTGAGCCAATTGCTGTCAGAAGGATACCATGATGGAATCACAAATACATTCATAAAGGTAAAAATATGGAGTCTTAGCCTGAAAATGTAAGCATTAGGTAAAAGGATGTTTAAATGGGCCTTTAATTTCTGTATTTAAGGATTTGTAGTGTCGAGATCCCGTTTTCTCACTTCCTTTAAAAGGAAAATGTTATAAAGCATAATGCTGATGATCTCAGCGCACACTAGCGCGATAAGCCCATAGTATAATCCACCATATTTAATGCCTAGATATAATGACAAGAATCTGGCGGAAAGGGAAACGAAGGAAAAGATAAGGCCATAATATTGCTTATTCATAGCAGCAAAAGTGCTGCTGGTGGGCGTGCTTATAAACATACATAAAAGCATCATGCTGAGTATTTGAACCATTTCGCCAGATTGCTCCCAACTGGCACCAAATACAAAAATAAAGACATCATCTCCGATAAGTAGTAGGGCAATGAACACAGGAGCTCCAATTGTTAATAATAACTTCCAGCAGCGTAGTAGTTCTGGCTTTATGGATCGGTTTTCCTGAATTAATAGACCGATTTTTTTATAAAATATCTGACCTATGCCTGCTCCAATTATTGCTTCCGGCAAGCTAAGCATGCGGTAAGCTAATGAAAATTGGCCAGTTATTGCTTCAGAGGTTAAAACAGGTAAAAGTAATATCGGGATTTGACTTGAAACGCGCTCAACTAATCCGCTAGGGAATGAATAGTAGGGGAAGAACTTATGTTTTTTTAATAAAATGGCCGCTTTACTAATATTCAATTTGGAGAAAATGAACCGTAGATTGCTGAGCGCAATAAGGAAAAGAGTGGCTTGTCCGGCAATTGCAGCCAATACCAAATGGTTATATCCCCACTGGAATGAAGCGTATAAAATGGCCGCCCCTTGAAAAAATAATCGATCTATAACTTTTACTGTGGAAAGGAGTTTAAGCTGGTTGGTTCTTAAATAGTACCATTGCCCAATTTGATTAGCAGCTCCAAAAAGTACTGCTAAAATGAGTAGCCAGTACAAGTTGTTGCTGAGCGGAACATGTAGTAATTCCGGAATCCTTACTAAAGCAACCATGCTTAATATGGCCACAAAAACCAAAAGAATAATAAAAAGCGTTTGTATGAAAATAGATAAGTCCTTATTCTTTTTTATCAGCACTATGGCTTTGTCATATTGTAAAGTGGCTACAGAGATGAGTATGATCAAGCAGCTTTGAAATACAGCAAATTCTCCAAATAGAGTGTCAGTGTAAAGCCTGGTTATGATGGGATAGCCTACCAGCGTAATCAGTAAAGAGATGATATTGCCGAAGGTGAGAATGCTCACTTCTTTAAAGTATCCTTGAAATATCGATATGAGGTTTGATTTTTTCAAGGCGTTATTTCTTAGTGATAGATTTTAGTTTTTTGAGGGTTTTCAATACAGTAGACTCATATTTAATAAGAAAGTATTTTTCCTCAATAGCTCCAAAACTCTTAAAAAAATAGGCTATTCCAGGTATGTGTGAGCCCTCAAAGTCTAAAGTGCAGTTGCTATCAGATTGTTTTTTTATGACCTCATCCAAAATTAAGGAGTTAGCATTTAATGAGCGTCCGAGGTCAGTGTTGGCGCTAAATAAGTAGGTGATTCGGCTTTTGTATTTTATAAAAAAGGCAATTGAAATCAGTTGCTTGTCTTTAATGGCTTTTATTAACAAGCCTGTGTCATTTTTCAGGCTTTCTGAAATTAGCTCATGTATTTTTAAATATGCTGTATCTGATACTCCATCTGTAATCTTTGGAGAAACTTCTTTTTTAAATAAATTGATCAAATCATCCGCTTCAGAACCATTAATTATCTCAATATCGGTTTTTCGGGCTTGTTTTAATCTGCTTTTTCTATCTCTCCTATATTTGGCTGCTAATTCTTCATATTTTTCACTGAGCGGAAGTATATGGTTGGTTTGAGTTTCTCCGGTGAAGGTTTCTGCATAATTGTAGTTTAGAGGGTAAATGAAAGAAGAAAATTTTTTAATAATTTCACTCTTTACCTCTTTTATAATTTCGTCACTTATAAAACCAAACATACCTAAACGCTGAGCTAAAACTGGCTTTGGGTGAAGCGAAAAGCCATAGTTTTTATGGCTAAGTAGCGGCATTATAAAAGAATAAGCATCATTTTTTTCTATTACCCATGCCTCCCAGTCAGGGTGTATTATGCTTAAGAACCAGTATTGGCAATACACCATTCCATCAGGAGATTGCATGAGGCATTCATCCCATTTTTTTTGATCTATTTGTGTATGTTTAAGGTGTTTTAGCAATTGATTTTTTAATATGTCAGATCAGCCCCTGGTATCTATTATTTGTCTGAGTTACAATCATGAACGCTTTGTGAAAGAAGCCCTGATGTCTGTTTTTCAGCAAACATATAAAAATATAGAAATTATTGTAGTGGATGATGCCAGTACTGATAATAGTAAGGAGGTAATTACTGATTTGTTGAAGCACCATCCAGAAGTGAAATTCATGGCTCTGGAGAAAAATATTGGAAACTGTAAGGCTTTTAATCAAGCGTATGCAGTTAGCTCAGGTGAGTTTATTATTGACTTGGCGGCTGATGATGTTCTTCTTCCTCAAAGGGTGGCGCAAGGTGTAAAAGCGCTGTTAAATAGCGGAGAGGACTATGGGGTTAATTTTACTAATGCCGAGGTAATAGATGAGCAGGGGGATTTTATGAAACATCATTACCCAATTAATCAAGAGAGAAAATCTACTGTATTTGTGCCCTCCGGCGATGTGTTTAAAGACTTAGTGGCTCGCTATTTCATCTGTCCGCCTACTATGATGTATACCCGGGCTCTTGTTGAATATTTGGGTGGCTATGATGAAAACCTCACTTATGAAGATTTTGATTTATGGATCAGGTCATCAAGAGTTTTTAAATATGCTTTTACTGATGAAATTTTAGTGAAAAGAAGAATGGTGCAAGGTTCAAAACGAAGTATGCAGTTTAAGATTAGAAGCCCTCATTTAAGAACAACCTACACGGTAATGCAAAAGGCGAAGGCGTTAATTAGCAACGAAGCTGAAGCAAAAGCCTTTAAAAGCCGGGTGTATTATGAAGTGAAGGTAGCTCTGCGATATTTAGACTTTCCTTTGGCTTATAATTACCTTAGGCTGTTGCAATAATTACTTATCGTCTGTTGTCATCTCCTTCAATGATACTCACATAGCTGATATAGCGGCTTTCTGAAATTTCACCATTATCTACAGCATCTTTAACTGCGCATTTTGGTTCATGCAGGTGGGTGCAATTGTGAAACTTACACTCTGATTGCAATGCCCTCATTTCAGGAAAATAATCTGAAAGTTCTTCAGTTTCTATATCTATTATGCCTAATTCCTTAATTCCAGGTGTGTCAATGACAAAAGTAGAAGGCGAAACTTCAAACATCTCAGCAAAGGTAGTGGTATGAACCCCTTTTTGAGCGAAGTCTGATATGGCTCCTGTTTTTTGCTCTATTTCCGGGGCTATTTTGTTTAGTAAAGTGGACTTGCCTACGCCACTATGACCAGAAAACAGGCTCTTCTTTCCATTTAAGATTTCAGATACTGAGTTAATGCCTTCATCTTTTAAGGCTGAAACTTTCAGGCAAGTGACACCTATTTTGTCATAAATTTCTATGATTTCATCAATCATAGCTATGCCTTTTTCATGGAGAAGGTCAATTTTATTAAATATGATTACTTGAGGAATTCTAAACGATTCGGCAGTAATTAAAAAACGATCTATAAAGCCAAGTGAAGTCCTCGGGTAAGTGAGTGTAACAATAAGAACGGCCTGATCCAGGTTAGCGGCTAGTATATGTCCCTGGCTTTTTAGCTTTACTGATTTTCTTATGATATAGTTTTCTCTCGGTAATATCTCTGTAATTACAGCTTCAGTGTCATTTTCAAGGCTTATAGTCACCTTATCGCCTACAGCTATGGGGTTTGTAGTTTTAAACCCTTTAAGCCTGAGCTTGCCTCTGGTACGGGCTTGATAAATTTTATGGTCTTCAGCCAGTACATCATACCATGAGCCGGTAGATTTTAGAACTTCTCCTGTCATGATAATATTTCTTTGCAGTGATTAATTATTTTGTCTGTTGCTCCCGTGTGGTCAAGCACATAATCTCTGTTGACCTGGCTGCCTATGTTGTAGGTTTTTTCTTCCATAAACTGATGAAACTGGAATCTTAGCTGGTTATTATCCCCTATGGCTACCGCGCCTCCGAGGTTAACCAGATCCACTGCTTCTCTGAATTTAGTGTAATTTTTATTGCCAAAGAAAATAGGTAATCCAAAAGTAGCCGCTTCTAATATGTTATGTAGGCCTGCGCCAAAAGCACCACCAACATAAGCATAATCTGCATAGCCATATAAGCTGGAAAGCATGCCTACATTATCTATTATTAATATGTCGTTTTCCTGGGTATTTGAGCTGGTAAGCTGAGAAAATCGAATAGTCTTTTTAATGGCTTCTTTTTCTATTCTCTGCATAAATCTTTCCTCGATTTCATGCGGAGCAATGATGAATTTTAAAGGAAATTCGTTGATGAATGATAGCAGTACATCAAAATCTTCTGGCCAGCAGCTGCCTACTACCATAAGTTTATCATTACCCTTAAACTGTTTAACCAGAGGGATATCTTTTTTATTATTCACAATACTGACCACCCTATCGAAACGAGTGTCCCCAGAAATAGAAACATTATTAAATGAAAGGTTATTTAGCAGCTCTTTAGACTTATGGTCTTGCACAAAGAAATGTGATACTTGTTTAAGTATATGACGGTAAAACCCTCCGTATTTTTTGAAATATACCTGGTCGTTTCTGAAAATAGATGATACCGATAAAATAGGGATGTTATTTTTTCTAAGAGCTCTTAGGTGGAAGTACCAGTATTCATATTTTACGAAGATAGCCAGGTTGGGCTTGGTTATGTTTATAAACTGCTTGGCGTTGCCAGGAGTGTCCAGGGGGAGGTAATATACAAAATCTGCTAGTGGGTAATCTTTTCTCACTACATAACCAGAAGGGGAAAAGAAGGTGAGTAAGATTTTGAAGTGGGGAAAATCCTTTTTAAATGCTTCTATAACAGGCCTTCCTTGCTCAAATTCT includes the following:
- a CDS encoding alpha/beta fold hydrolase translates to MKNTFTALVLMLLIRVAYSQAPTFSDVAYVNDDQEAHLLDIYVPDGLEVPNRAVLFIHGGGWSSGSKELTMGYCQELLEAGITVVGVNYRHSQDTLFPAQLHDVKTAVRFLKTHADDYKIDTCNIGVMGVSAGGHLAALLGTSLEVNELEGAHLGSTEASSEVQAVVDFFGPTYFLEMDQYYPGSCNDPLIHDRNNSSESHLLGCRISECTDLVDFANPLAYIDGNEPPFAIYHGDADCAVPMHQSQILRDKLIEFGIETEYTEEPGGGHDDFLDTELMQEVAAYFIKVLNNDCTDYERPATPPVTGVGNDASKHYNIFPNPSREYVNLQGDFMDEIEVHDMKGKVILRQSVKAGDQINTAGWRDGLYMISIYYKNEKRYSSRLMKE
- a CDS encoding 3'-5' exonuclease produces the protein MPISKSEGSTSQRKKKIKSTYAETISAEEINKLDLQRYEGKVHIITTAEGINKAFNKINKTKAVGFDTETKPAFKKGEFNDVSLIQIATDKEVFLIRVNITGFTPELIHFLENENIKKIGIALRDDIKDMQKLKDFTPGGFVELNKIVKHIGIESNGLRKLVAIILGFRVSKSAQISNWESDTLTEKQVYYAATDAWVCIEMYNELIKKGYL
- the nhaC gene encoding Na+/H+ antiporter NhaC, with the translated sequence MNKEHKEPSLLLSFVPIVFLILLLAANVAIFGEDASYGPNQMALIFAAALGGILSITLNYSWDEVLDGIVKSISSAMSAILILLMIGALAGSWLISGVVPAMIYYGLDILNPTIFLFAACIVSAVVSIATGSSWSTTATIGIALMGIGQALGLSPGIIAGAVISGAYFGDKMSPLSDTTNLAPAMAGTDLFTHIKYMLFTTGPTMIITLTIFLIWGFTIDSDTAINSVGEVQTAIASEFNINLLLFIVPATVILLIVKKVPALPALLIGTLLACVFALIFQPQAIQAVAEVDVYNVESGYKALMKAMFTEIQLTTGNEMVDSLLSSSGMQGILPTVWLIICAMIFGGVMEGNNMLKVIAASIIKLAHSTGSLVASTAGTCITFNLTASDQYIAIVVPGRMFSSEFKERGLAPENLSRTLEDSGTVTSVLVPWNTCGAYQSTTLGVATVSYLPYCFFNLLSPFMTILFAYANIKIRRIDKSEKEEN
- a CDS encoding NAD(P)/FAD-dependent oxidoreductase, yielding MFSVWERQSFINYDYIIIGSGIVGLSTAISMKEKEPNANIAILERGLLPSGASTKNAGFACFGSLTELLQDIKTLGKERTYNLAQERYKGLLKLRARLGDEPIDYQNYGGYELIREEELPFLKEIDEVNSLLEPIFSSQPFLIDNKLIGQFGFNTSVVKSIIYSPFEGQIDTGKMMKALIGKAEQLGIIIHTGAEVEAYNETETGVEVTVKDKLYKEINFKADKVAICTNAFTKQLMPEAEIAPGRGIVLITKPISNLTIQGVFHMDQGFYYFRNFEDRIILGGARNLDIETETTTDQGINNKITENLTHTLKETILPDYQYEIDYFWSGIMAFGEHKEPLLTQVSDRVFAGFRLGGMGVAIGTQLGEKLANMMV
- a CDS encoding DUF4442 domain-containing protein, which translates into the protein MNIKNIVQKAGNSAFYLWLLNQGLSRMIPFNKPHGFKVVHIDEKSIKTELPFKKRNFNHIKGIHACALATLSEFTTGFLMVSRLDPKKYRIILKTLEMDYHYQGKMKVQAAFEIGDKWLQENIYGPLQSSESTVVVCVVKVFDVEGNHISTGKVHWQVKSWDKVKTKIN
- a CDS encoding Mpo1 family 2-hydroxy fatty acid dioxygenase; this translates as MRKIQQLLREYGERHQNPTNKRVHWICVPLIFFSIVAMVWSIPAVSLQNLVNSQSPFVNWATLILFLVFIYYVTLSVPLAFGMLAFSALCLVASFGLSQLNFLPVWGLALIIFIIAWIGQFYGHKMEGKKPSFFKDVQFLMIGPAWLMHFIFKRLGIDY
- a CDS encoding sugar 3,4-ketoisomerase, producing MKTSAGKGGELSVIDEDQLPFQVKRSYWIYNLKEDAKRGGHVHLNSDRVLVCLQGEAEVKLRNKKGEEWDFVLNNPGSALYFPRQYWIDMSCKQGSILMALTSCGYAEDELETNWDNFIIS
- a CDS encoding glycosyltransferase, with translation MNVFVIPSWYPSDSNWLNGIFIREQTLWLAEYYPNINFGISLWGQNDEKLLLHSKRPFNSIKKLTSRNKSFAKPLRGNVCEYFHPVYSFHYRIKKGNIKAKITASIENLKEFEATYGKVDLLHAHVNYPAGYIAHELSKQLGIPYLITEHMSPFPQKYHLNKSGQLREEIATAMQNASKMVAVSSFLKESIRNILPDCDPVIIPNFISAPKTFYDAKEEKLTFCYANSISRSKGIKELIEAWSLLDDHNCTLKIAGAGPDLEDMQQFASSLKFKNSIEWLGELSKPKVMVLMQKSHGHILTSYSESFGVSYIEAMAAGIPSIAAPIGGPKDIITDQTGIFIEKITATDIADKIKWFIEHKKTFDTETIRNVFHENYSVDAVAPAILKLYEEAIHSK